The Streptomyces sp. NBC_01268 genome window below encodes:
- a CDS encoding PP2C family protein-serine/threonine phosphatase, whose amino-acid sequence MRNPQIDYGAVFRALPGMVALLTPDLLYADANEDFLRLAGRSRDQLVGRYIFDVFPEHPDEPAAAGMRETRESMLRVVSSGERDTMALLRYDIEDTARPGRWVEHFWSPVNAPVFGSDGSVVLIVHRVEEVTELVRARGGPGGGSHVHALEAELYTRARELQDINERLRQSQARDREVALALQAAMLPAPTPVGHHRAAVRYQPAVGALNVCGDWYDLVDLPGDRIAVAVGDVVGHGLEAACVMGQLRSALSAAARVADGPARALEALGLYARSVEGAESTTVVKTFIDWDTHTITYSSAGHPPPALLDPDGTVTFLDQATDPPLGARPEHVPRPESSRAFTEGATLVLYTDGLIERRTEDIDTGLGRLAASLTRHGRAGPEDLADALLADLLPPDGNTDDTALVVLRL is encoded by the coding sequence ATGAGGAATCCGCAGATTGACTACGGGGCGGTCTTCCGTGCCCTGCCCGGCATGGTGGCTCTGCTCACTCCTGACCTGCTGTACGCGGACGCCAACGAGGACTTCCTCCGGCTCGCGGGGCGCAGCCGCGACCAGCTGGTGGGCCGCTACATCTTCGACGTCTTCCCCGAACACCCCGACGAACCGGCCGCGGCCGGCATGCGGGAGACCCGGGAGTCGATGCTGCGCGTGGTGTCCTCCGGCGAGCGCGACACCATGGCGCTGTTGCGTTACGACATCGAGGACACGGCACGACCAGGACGCTGGGTGGAGCACTTCTGGAGTCCGGTCAACGCGCCCGTGTTCGGCTCGGACGGGAGCGTGGTGCTGATTGTGCACCGGGTGGAGGAGGTCACCGAACTCGTCCGCGCCCGCGGCGGCCCGGGCGGTGGCAGTCACGTCCACGCGCTGGAGGCCGAGCTCTACACCCGCGCCCGTGAACTGCAGGACATCAACGAACGCCTGCGCCAGTCGCAGGCGCGTGACCGTGAGGTCGCCCTCGCCCTGCAGGCGGCGATGCTGCCGGCCCCCACGCCGGTCGGGCATCACCGGGCAGCCGTCCGCTACCAGCCCGCCGTCGGCGCCCTGAACGTGTGCGGCGACTGGTACGACCTGGTCGACCTGCCCGGTGACCGGATCGCGGTCGCCGTCGGCGACGTCGTCGGCCACGGCCTGGAAGCGGCCTGCGTCATGGGGCAGCTGCGCAGCGCGCTGAGCGCCGCCGCCCGTGTCGCCGACGGTCCGGCCCGGGCCCTGGAAGCCCTCGGACTGTATGCCCGCAGCGTCGAGGGGGCCGAGTCGACCACTGTGGTGAAGACCTTCATCGACTGGGACACCCACACCATCACGTACAGCAGCGCCGGCCATCCCCCTCCTGCCCTGCTCGACCCCGACGGCACCGTGACCTTCCTCGACCAGGCGACCGATCCACCTCTGGGCGCGCGCCCCGAACACGTCCCGCGACCGGAAAGCAGCAGGGCGTTCACCGAAGGCGCCACCCTGGTCCTCTACACCGACGGCCTGATCGAACGCCGTACGGAGGACATCGACACCGGACTGGGCCGCCTCGCCGCCTCCCTCACCCGCCATGGACGAGCCGGACCGGAGGACCTGGCCGACGCCCTCCTTGCCGACTTGCTCCCGCCTGACGGCAACACCGACGACACGGCGTTGGTCGTCCTCCGTCTGTGA
- a CDS encoding S8 family peptidase has product MSSPSRTSAFRRGRWRLISVATAVPLLASGLAVLQAPAQATPSKPTVPAKPSATHKVTLVTGDVVTVTTTADGRQIAEVDRPDSAVGGVKLQEIKGDLFVIPDEAAPLLDTDTLDRRLFNVTDLIEMGYDDAKAAEVPLIATYTQPKSRAAVEPTAPRGSRLTRKLKGIRGAALSTEKRRTRTFWNTVAPQGSPSLGAGVAKLWLDGRVKASLKESVPLIGAPEAWAAGYDGKGVKVAVLDTGIDVNHPDFAGLIDGTASFVPGEAVTDVNGHGSHVAGTIVGSGAASGGDYKGVAPGADLYVGKVLGGAEGYGQDSWVMAGMQWAAESGADVVNMSLGDSYPTDGSDPMSQSVDALSAQYGTLFVIAAGNSGPESISAPGAAASALTVAATDKQDRLASFSSTGPLAYSGGMKPDIAAPGVDITAARSQEMTGGGEGLYRTISGTSMATPHVVGAAAILAQQHPDWTGAQLKEHLMSTAKGLDGGYSPYEVGTGRLDVAAAVRTTVRGTGSLFFGNHTWPHEPSDGAVTKDLTFTNTGSADVTLNLALSDDDGGPFTLGATTVTVPAGGTAAVPVTGDPQAASAGRHVGYVTATDAATGQPVTRTSVALLKEEERYDLNIKLLGRDGKPGAGWVTINLAGDFWPWQVYVDGSTTMRMAPGLYTVAGYLDVTGEKADRSGLAVLVDPETVLKDGAADVVLDASKARLLQTEAPQRTEDRQRKVDFNVHYKDLDPFMDYRSAYVLPPTYDDVYVAPTEPMKQGTFMLTTRWRKGEPQLSLSTKGGRLRFEALAQAGSALGTSTDTLDAVYAGNGAAAAYERGNARGKVVVIERSDEVSPQERTEAAVAAGAKALIVVNDGVGPLMEYVGESAIPVATVHRDAGKTLVTMAKAGMFKLTVKQTEYTPFVYDLTREYPGQVPDRALVYKPTKDDLARIDARYYSATAGGPAEGYRSDFTLSPSFNFPEREWHPGTRTEWVTPGQVWREFHAQGVDGGLPWVMVSGDNTYTKGSTTRLDWFAPVTRPGQSESFGVYNSRWQNYMTWNVQAWASSSDTMRLGGFLPWGETPTHLQVFQGDTLIHDNPNSTDMQWVEVPAGNLPYRAVLDAERPADVFRLSTRTHTEWTFMSDTVDSDFFEPFPVLNLDYELESDLHGDVKANATQRIALKPVSMGRGTVPGTVTTVKLDVSYDDGATWRKVSVTKGPDGYWTGSFRTATKPGGFVSVRASAETGRGFSVKNEIIRAYGLR; this is encoded by the coding sequence ATGTCTTCCCCCTCTCGTACTTCCGCCTTCCGGCGCGGGCGCTGGCGGCTGATCTCGGTTGCCACCGCGGTGCCGCTGCTGGCGTCGGGGCTTGCGGTCCTGCAAGCGCCCGCACAAGCCACTCCGAGCAAGCCCACCGTTCCTGCCAAGCCCTCGGCGACCCACAAGGTCACCCTGGTCACCGGCGACGTCGTCACCGTCACCACGACGGCCGACGGCAGGCAGATCGCCGAGGTCGACCGGCCCGACAGCGCCGTCGGCGGCGTGAAGCTCCAGGAGATCAAGGGCGACCTCTTCGTCATCCCGGACGAGGCGGCGCCGCTGCTGGACACGGACACGCTGGACCGACGGCTGTTCAACGTCACCGACCTGATCGAGATGGGCTACGACGACGCGAAAGCGGCTGAGGTACCGCTGATCGCGACGTACACCCAGCCGAAGTCCCGCGCGGCCGTCGAGCCCACGGCTCCCCGGGGCAGCAGGCTCACCCGAAAGCTCAAGGGCATCCGAGGCGCCGCGCTCAGCACGGAGAAGCGGCGGACCCGCACCTTCTGGAACACCGTCGCGCCGCAGGGCAGCCCGTCTCTGGGCGCGGGCGTGGCGAAGCTGTGGCTCGACGGTCGCGTGAAGGCCAGTCTGAAGGAGAGCGTGCCGCTGATCGGCGCGCCCGAGGCCTGGGCGGCCGGCTACGACGGCAAAGGCGTCAAGGTCGCGGTGCTCGACACCGGCATCGACGTCAACCACCCCGACTTCGCAGGCCTGATCGACGGCACGGCGAGCTTCGTGCCGGGTGAGGCCGTCACCGACGTCAACGGGCACGGCTCGCATGTCGCCGGCACGATCGTCGGTTCGGGCGCCGCCTCCGGGGGCGACTACAAGGGCGTCGCCCCCGGCGCCGACCTGTACGTCGGCAAGGTGCTCGGCGGCGCCGAGGGCTACGGTCAGGACTCCTGGGTCATGGCCGGCATGCAGTGGGCTGCCGAATCCGGCGCGGACGTGGTCAACATGAGCCTCGGCGACTCCTACCCGACGGACGGCAGCGACCCCATGTCGCAGTCGGTCGACGCGCTGTCCGCCCAGTACGGCACGCTGTTCGTCATAGCCGCCGGCAACTCCGGCCCGGAGAGCATCTCCGCCCCGGGCGCGGCCGCCTCGGCGCTGACCGTGGCCGCCACGGACAAGCAGGACCGGCTCGCGTCCTTCTCCAGCACCGGCCCGCTGGCCTACTCCGGCGGTATGAAGCCGGACATCGCGGCGCCCGGCGTGGACATCACCGCGGCCCGCTCGCAGGAGATGACCGGCGGTGGTGAGGGCCTCTACCGCACCATCAGCGGCACCTCGATGGCCACCCCGCATGTGGTCGGTGCGGCGGCGATCCTGGCCCAGCAGCACCCGGACTGGACCGGCGCGCAGCTCAAGGAACACCTGATGAGCACCGCCAAGGGCCTGGACGGCGGGTACTCGCCGTACGAGGTCGGCACCGGCCGTCTCGACGTGGCCGCCGCCGTGCGCACCACGGTCCGCGGCACCGGATCGCTCTTCTTCGGCAACCACACATGGCCGCACGAGCCGAGCGACGGCGCCGTCACCAAGGACCTGACCTTCACCAACACCGGCTCCGCCGACGTCACGCTGAACCTGGCGCTGAGCGACGACGACGGCGGCCCGTTCACGCTGGGAGCCACGACGGTCACCGTCCCGGCGGGCGGCACCGCCGCCGTCCCGGTGACCGGTGACCCGCAGGCCGCCTCGGCAGGCCGGCACGTCGGCTATGTGACGGCCACCGACGCGGCCACCGGGCAGCCGGTGACCCGCACGTCCGTGGCGCTGCTCAAGGAGGAGGAGCGCTACGACCTGAACATCAAGCTGCTCGGGCGGGACGGCAAGCCCGGCGCCGGCTGGGTCACGATCAACCTGGCCGGCGACTTCTGGCCGTGGCAGGTCTACGTCGACGGCTCGACCACCATGCGCATGGCACCCGGCCTGTACACCGTCGCGGGGTACCTCGACGTGACCGGCGAGAAGGCGGACCGCTCGGGTCTGGCCGTGCTGGTCGACCCGGAGACCGTGCTCAAGGACGGCGCCGCGGACGTGGTGCTCGACGCGAGCAAGGCACGCCTGCTGCAGACCGAGGCGCCGCAGCGCACCGAGGACCGCCAGCGCAAGGTCGACTTCAACGTCCACTACAAGGACCTGGACCCGTTCATGGACTACCGCAGCGCGTACGTGCTGCCGCCGACGTACGACGACGTCTACGTCGCGCCGACGGAGCCGATGAAGCAGGGCACGTTCATGCTGACCACCCGTTGGCGCAAGGGCGAGCCGCAGCTCAGCCTGAGCACGAAGGGCGGTCGACTCCGGTTCGAGGCACTGGCGCAGGCGGGCAGCGCCCTGGGCACGTCCACGGACACGCTGGACGCCGTCTACGCGGGCAACGGTGCGGCGGCCGCGTACGAGCGGGGCAACGCCAGGGGCAAGGTCGTCGTCATCGAGCGCAGCGACGAGGTCTCGCCCCAGGAGCGCACGGAGGCCGCGGTCGCGGCCGGGGCGAAGGCGCTGATCGTGGTCAACGACGGTGTCGGTCCCCTGATGGAGTACGTCGGCGAGTCGGCCATCCCGGTCGCCACCGTGCACCGTGACGCGGGCAAGACCCTCGTCACCATGGCCAAGGCCGGCATGTTCAAGCTGACCGTGAAGCAGACCGAGTACACACCGTTCGTCTACGACCTCACCCGGGAGTACCCCGGCCAGGTTCCGGACCGTGCCCTGGTCTACAAGCCGACCAAGGACGACCTCGCCCGGATCGACGCCCGCTACTACTCCGCCACGGCCGGCGGGCCGGCGGAGGGCTACCGGTCCGACTTCACCCTCAGCCCGTCCTTCAACTTCCCCGAGCGCGAGTGGCACCCGGGCACCCGCACCGAATGGGTGACTCCGGGCCAGGTCTGGAGGGAGTTCCACGCGCAGGGCGTCGACGGCGGCCTGCCGTGGGTGATGGTGTCGGGGGACAACACGTACACCAAGGGCAGCACCACCCGACTGGACTGGTTCGCTCCGGTGACCAGGCCCGGCCAGAGCGAGTCGTTCGGCGTGTACAACTCCCGCTGGCAGAACTACATGACCTGGAACGTGCAGGCGTGGGCCTCCTCCAGTGACACCATGCGCCTCGGCGGCTTCCTGCCGTGGGGTGAGACGCCGACCCACCTGCAGGTCTTCCAGGGCGACACGCTGATCCACGACAACCCGAACAGCACGGACATGCAGTGGGTGGAGGTGCCGGCGGGCAACCTGCCCTACCGCGCCGTCCTGGACGCGGAGCGGCCCGCTGACGTCTTCCGGCTCTCGACGCGCACCCATACCGAGTGGACGTTCATGTCCGACACCGTCGATTCGGACTTCTTCGAGCCGTTTCCGGTGCTGAACCTGGACTACGAGCTGGAGTCGGACCTGCACGGCGACGTCAAGGCCAACGCGACCCAGCGGATCGCGCTCAAGCCGGTGTCGATGGGCCGAGGCACCGTGCCGGGCACCGTCACCACGGTGAAGCTGGACGTCTCGTACGACGACGGTGCCACCTGGCGGAAGGTATCCGTGACGAAGGGCCCTGACGGCTACTGGACGGGTTCGTTCAGGACGGCCACGAAGCCCGGCGGCTTCGTCTCGGTCCGCGCGAGCGCCGAGACGGGCAGGGGCTTCAGCGTCAAGAACGAGATCATCCGGGCGTACGGCCTGCGATGA
- a CDS encoding cyclase family protein, which yields MTAHDFRALYERLRSRAAPPAVNGRCGALRHLTPERVVAAASEVRLGRTVSMAAPIETVPGPDDPEPAVHRMTGPSPRDLRSDALHFATDRFAMNVHGDADSHLDALCHVVFDGELYGGVPASTVTDAGAGRLSVDLLGDGIVGRGVLLDIPRLRGVPWLEPGDVVTSGDLTAAEAAQGVRVGPGDLLFVRVGHRLRRTELGPWDSAGARVGLHPTAVEFLAEREVSVLGGDGNNDTAPSVVEDIAFPVHVLAIHAMGVPLMDYLGFEDLVPVCTRAGRWSFLCVVAPLRLTGATGSPVNPVAVL from the coding sequence ATGACCGCGCACGATTTCCGGGCGCTCTACGAGCGGCTCCGGAGCCGGGCGGCGCCGCCGGCGGTGAACGGCCGGTGTGGTGCGCTCCGCCATCTCACACCTGAGCGGGTGGTGGCGGCCGCCTCGGAGGTCCGGCTCGGTCGCACCGTGTCGATGGCGGCTCCGATCGAGACCGTACCGGGTCCCGACGACCCCGAGCCCGCGGTGCACCGCATGACCGGCCCGAGCCCGCGCGACCTCCGCTCCGACGCGCTCCACTTCGCCACCGACCGCTTCGCCATGAACGTGCACGGCGACGCGGACAGCCATCTCGACGCCCTCTGCCATGTGGTGTTCGACGGGGAACTCTACGGCGGGGTGCCCGCGAGCACCGTGACCGACGCAGGGGCCGGTCGGCTCTCCGTCGACCTGCTCGGCGACGGCATCGTCGGCCGGGGTGTCCTGCTGGACATCCCGCGGCTGCGCGGCGTGCCCTGGCTGGAACCGGGCGACGTCGTGACCTCGGGCGACCTGACGGCCGCCGAGGCCGCGCAGGGAGTCCGCGTCGGACCGGGCGACCTGCTGTTCGTCAGGGTGGGGCATCGTCTTCGGCGCACCGAACTCGGGCCGTGGGACTCGGCCGGGGCGCGGGTGGGTCTGCACCCGACCGCCGTGGAGTTCCTGGCCGAGCGCGAGGTCTCCGTTCTGGGCGGAGACGGCAACAACGACACCGCGCCCAGCGTGGTGGAGGACATCGCCTTCCCCGTACACGTCCTGGCCATCCACGCCATGGGGGTCCCTCTCATGGACTACCTGGGGTTCGAGGACCTCGTCCCGGTCTGCACTCGGGCCGGGCGCTGGAGTTTCCTCTGTGTGGTGGCCCCCCTGCGGCTGACCGGAGCCACGGGGTCGCCCGTGAACCCGGTCGCGGTGCTGTGA
- a CDS encoding DUF2252 domain-containing protein, which translates to MPQNPTSAMRAAAHATPKERAALGRKARRHSPRSGHAVYEPARGRTDPLAILEAQSAARVPELVPIRYGRMTESPFRFYRGAAAIMASDLADTPRSGLTAQLCGDAHLLNFRLLASPERQLMFDINDFDETLPGPWEWDVKRLSASFVIAGRANDFDDTERARIVRSTVRSYREAMIRFAGMRTIDVWYAKIDADLLESLAAGRLHATKHGRRNLAHALAKARTRDSLQAFDKLTETVDDRPRIAADPPLLVPVGDLLPDVERATLERQFRGLIERYGLTLASDRRTLLEDYRLADVARKVVGVGSVGTRCWIFLLLGRDDQDPLFLQAKEADASVLAAHVGASRYRNQGERVVSGQRLMQATSDVFLGWERVDGIDGKKRDFYVRQLRDWKGIAMPERMRPKDMQAFGELCGVTLARAHARSGDRIAIAAYLGGGDSFDRALATFAEAYADQNERDHQALVDAVRAGRLPAEELPAS; encoded by the coding sequence ATGCCTCAGAACCCGACCTCTGCGATGCGCGCGGCGGCCCACGCCACACCCAAGGAACGCGCGGCCCTCGGCAGGAAGGCCCGGCGCCACTCGCCGCGGTCGGGCCACGCCGTGTACGAGCCGGCTCGCGGGCGGACGGATCCCCTGGCGATCCTGGAGGCGCAGTCCGCGGCACGAGTGCCCGAACTCGTGCCGATCCGCTACGGCCGGATGACGGAATCCCCGTTCCGCTTCTACCGGGGGGCTGCCGCGATCATGGCCTCCGACCTGGCCGACACCCCGCGCTCGGGACTCACGGCCCAGCTGTGCGGGGACGCCCACCTTCTGAACTTCCGCCTGCTCGCCTCACCGGAGCGGCAGCTGATGTTCGACATCAACGACTTCGACGAGACACTGCCGGGCCCCTGGGAGTGGGACGTCAAGCGGCTCTCCGCGAGCTTCGTCATCGCGGGGCGGGCGAACGACTTCGACGACACCGAGCGTGCCCGAATCGTCCGTTCGACGGTTCGTTCGTATCGCGAGGCCATGATCCGCTTCGCAGGGATGCGCACCATCGACGTCTGGTACGCGAAGATCGATGCGGACCTCCTCGAGTCCCTGGCAGCGGGCCGGCTCCACGCGACGAAGCACGGTCGGCGGAACCTGGCCCACGCGCTGGCGAAGGCCCGTACCCGCGACAGCCTGCAGGCTTTCGACAAGCTCACCGAGACGGTCGACGATCGGCCCAGGATCGCGGCGGACCCCCCGCTGCTCGTCCCGGTCGGCGACCTGCTGCCGGACGTCGAGCGCGCCACGCTCGAGCGCCAGTTCCGCGGCCTGATCGAGCGGTACGGCCTCACTCTCGCTTCCGACCGGCGCACCCTCCTGGAGGACTACCGACTGGCGGACGTCGCCCGCAAGGTGGTCGGCGTCGGCAGCGTCGGCACCCGGTGCTGGATCTTCCTCCTGCTCGGCCGGGACGACCAGGACCCGCTCTTCCTCCAGGCCAAGGAGGCCGACGCCTCCGTGCTGGCCGCACACGTCGGCGCGAGCCGGTACCGCAACCAGGGCGAGCGGGTGGTGTCGGGCCAGCGGCTGATGCAGGCCACGAGTGACGTCTTCCTCGGCTGGGAGCGAGTGGACGGGATCGACGGCAAGAAGCGCGACTTCTACGTCCGCCAGTTGCGCGACTGGAAAGGCATCGCCATGCCGGAGAGGATGCGGCCGAAGGACATGCAGGCGTTCGGCGAACTGTGCGGGGTCACACTGGCTCGTGCGCACGCGCGGTCCGGCGACCGCATCGCGATCGCCGCGTATCTGGGCGGCGGCGACTCGTTCGACCGAGCCCTCGCCACCTTCGCGGAGGCGTACGCCGACCAGAACGAGCGAGACCACCAGGCCCTGGTGGACGCGGTGCGCGCGGGCCGGCTGCCCGCGGAGGAACTGCCGGCGTCCTGA
- a CDS encoding potassium channel family protein produces MLHDKSDAPRNRVTTPRAPRSPQGPGVLPGDGTEGEGADEHGRPTDGAAGWPASCRPHRPRVSGTGLRGGASRPRVPSTTPSPSMTTAPPGPPRWTGPSLTRTGAVYFTVTVFSTVGFGDIVPARASVRLNDRHSTAAQRR; encoded by the coding sequence ATGCTCCACGATAAGAGCGACGCACCCCGGAACCGGGTCACCACTCCCCGGGCCCCCCGGAGTCCGCAAGGCCCCGGCGTCCTGCCGGGTGACGGGACCGAAGGCGAGGGGGCGGATGAGCACGGACGTCCCACGGACGGCGCGGCCGGGTGGCCGGCGTCGTGCCGGCCCCACCGTCCCCGGGTCAGTGGCACCGGCTTACGGGGGGGGGCGAGTCGTCCGAGGGTTCCTTCGACCACGCCGTCGCCATCGATGACGACAGCGCCCCCGGGACCTCCCCGCTGGACTGGCCCCTCCCTGACCCGTACGGGGGCCGTGTACTTCACGGTCACGGTGTTCTCCACCGTGGGCTTCGGCGACATCGTCCCCGCGAGGGCCTCGGTCCGCCTGAACGACCGTCACTCCACCGCCGCACAAAGGCGGTGA
- a CDS encoding aldose epimerase family protein yields the protein MARETTDESPRLVLVVGVAGSGKSTVGRLLAERLGWAYRDADEFHSEADRARMAAGHALTDSDREPWLEAIGEWMDRATATGQRAVVTCSALKRHYRDKLLAGRPDTVLVYLHGSRGLLESRLASRHGHFFPAALLDSQLAVLQEPEPDEHPVVVEIDQPPEAVVTAVLSLMRRDSGVGVPADGPGPERAVHAVVRESSSASPSPTGASWRLVREEQSAEVVQLGGALRDYVVNGRPLLDGFPTGSTVTGGRGQLLVPWPNRVGGGRYRFDGRELQLPLTEVEKGNAIHGLLRWTLWELLARTADSVTLGTTLCPQPGYPFLLDVRVEYRLGADGLRTAVRATNTGTDPVPYGVGQHPYLTVGTELVDSAVLTVPARTLLRTDDRGLPIGQEPVEGTPYDFRTARPIGDLRLDTAFTGLDRDPDGRAIVRLAHPSGRRGVDLWLGEGTRWVQVYTGDTLAEPERRRRGVAVEAMSCPPDAFRSGTDLVVLQPGATHVLRWGLIPWGYA from the coding sequence ATGGCTCGCGAAACGACAGATGAGTCGCCGCGACTGGTTCTCGTCGTCGGCGTCGCCGGGTCGGGCAAGTCGACGGTGGGGCGTCTTCTCGCCGAGCGGCTGGGTTGGGCGTACCGGGACGCGGACGAGTTCCACTCCGAGGCCGACCGCGCCAGGATGGCTGCCGGCCATGCCCTCACGGACAGCGACCGGGAGCCGTGGCTCGAAGCGATCGGGGAGTGGATGGACCGGGCGACCGCGACCGGTCAGCGGGCCGTCGTCACCTGCTCGGCGCTCAAGCGTCACTACCGGGACAAGCTGCTGGCAGGGCGGCCCGACACTGTTCTGGTGTACCTGCACGGCTCGCGCGGGCTGCTGGAGTCCCGGCTGGCCTCGCGGCACGGTCATTTCTTCCCGGCGGCCCTGCTGGACAGCCAGCTCGCGGTCCTCCAGGAGCCGGAGCCCGATGAGCACCCGGTGGTGGTGGAGATCGACCAGCCTCCGGAGGCCGTCGTCACAGCCGTGCTGTCGCTGATGCGCCGGGACTCCGGTGTCGGGGTTCCGGCCGACGGGCCGGGCCCGGAGCGGGCCGTCCACGCCGTCGTACGCGAGAGTTCTTCCGCGTCCCCCAGCCCCACGGGCGCGTCGTGGCGGTTGGTCCGGGAAGAGCAGAGCGCGGAAGTGGTCCAGCTGGGCGGCGCCCTGCGCGACTACGTCGTGAACGGCCGACCGCTGCTCGACGGGTTCCCCACGGGGTCCACCGTCACGGGCGGGCGCGGGCAACTGCTCGTGCCCTGGCCGAACCGCGTGGGCGGCGGACGCTACCGCTTCGACGGCAGGGAACTGCAACTCCCCCTGACCGAGGTGGAGAAGGGCAACGCGATCCACGGACTGCTTCGCTGGACCCTGTGGGAACTGCTCGCCCGCACCGCTGACTCGGTGACGCTGGGCACGACGCTCTGTCCCCAGCCCGGATATCCGTTCCTCCTCGATGTCCGTGTCGAGTACCGGCTGGGGGCCGACGGGCTCAGGACCGCGGTCCGGGCCACCAACACCGGTACCGATCCCGTGCCTTACGGTGTGGGCCAGCATCCCTATCTCACGGTCGGCACCGAACTCGTCGACAGCGCCGTGCTGACCGTTCCGGCCCGGACCCTGCTGCGTACCGACGACAGGGGCCTGCCGATCGGCCAGGAGCCCGTCGAGGGCACCCCGTACGACTTCCGCACCGCCCGCCCCATCGGCGACCTGCGGCTGGACACCGCCTTCACCGGACTCGACCGCGATCCCGACGGGCGGGCGATCGTGCGGCTGGCGCACCCCTCCGGGCGGCGGGGCGTCGATCTGTGGCTGGGCGAGGGCACTCGCTGGGTGCAGGTGTACACGGGCGACACCCTGGCCGAACCCGAGCGCCGGCGACGGGGAGTCGCCGTGGAGGCGATGTCCTGTCCACCGGACGCCTTCCGGAGCGGAACGGACCTCGTCGTCCTGCAGCCGGGCGCGACCCACGTGCTCCGCTGGGGGCTGATTCCCTGGGGGTACGCGTGA
- a CDS encoding chloride channel protein: MRVSADSPVGAPGKPPPDPFALVRTRGYVGLLVMAAALGVPISAAAYGFLALVNELQPWTYTDLPKALGFQATPPWWPLPLLGVAGLLVGATIRYLPGIGGHKPAEGLSMAGAPKPLELPGIFLAAVASLALGAVIGPEAPLIALGSGAAVWLVRLVKPDLPERGGAVVGAAGSFAAVSTLLGSPITGAFLLMEASGIGGPMLGVVLVPGLLAAGIGSLVFTGLDNWTGLGTYSLALPEVPHADTPDVAEFGWALVIGLVAALVGTGIRRLALLAQPRVERRRVTATVLMGLVVAGLAIAYAEGTGKAATEVLYSGQTALGPLIANSAEYSVGTLTLLVACKGLAYCASLSAFRGGPIFPAMFLGAAGGIALSHLPGLGLTPAFAMGIGAMSVTMLGLPLTSVLLATLLLGSQGLTVMPLVIVTVVVAYVASKRLSPPPTGGAQAPAHEGAPVR; encoded by the coding sequence ATGCGCGTGTCGGCCGACAGTCCCGTCGGAGCACCGGGCAAGCCGCCGCCGGATCCCTTCGCCCTGGTCAGGACCCGCGGTTACGTCGGGCTCCTGGTCATGGCGGCGGCGCTCGGAGTGCCGATCTCCGCAGCCGCGTACGGCTTCCTCGCACTGGTCAACGAACTCCAGCCGTGGACCTACACCGACCTGCCCAAGGCGCTGGGCTTCCAGGCAACCCCTCCCTGGTGGCCCCTGCCGCTGCTGGGTGTCGCAGGCCTGCTGGTCGGAGCGACCATCCGATACCTGCCCGGAATCGGCGGTCACAAGCCCGCGGAGGGGCTGTCGATGGCCGGCGCACCGAAGCCGCTCGAACTTCCCGGCATCTTCCTCGCCGCCGTGGCCTCGTTGGCCCTCGGTGCCGTCATCGGCCCCGAGGCACCGCTCATCGCCCTCGGCAGCGGCGCGGCCGTCTGGCTCGTACGCCTGGTCAAGCCGGACCTGCCGGAGCGGGGCGGGGCCGTGGTCGGCGCGGCCGGAAGCTTCGCCGCGGTCAGCACCCTGCTCGGGTCACCCATCACCGGGGCGTTCCTCCTCATGGAGGCGTCGGGAATCGGCGGGCCGATGCTCGGGGTCGTCCTGGTGCCAGGCCTGCTCGCCGCCGGCATCGGCTCGCTCGTCTTCACCGGCCTGGACAACTGGACCGGTCTCGGCACGTACTCCCTGGCGCTTCCGGAGGTCCCGCACGCCGACACGCCCGATGTCGCCGAGTTCGGCTGGGCACTCGTCATCGGGCTGGTGGCGGCCCTCGTCGGCACGGGCATCCGGCGGCTCGCCCTCCTGGCGCAGCCCCGTGTCGAGCGGCGCCGGGTGACCGCCACCGTGCTGATGGGGCTGGTGGTCGCAGGGCTCGCCATCGCCTACGCCGAAGGCACGGGGAAAGCCGCGACCGAGGTGCTGTACTCGGGGCAGACCGCCCTCGGCCCGCTGATCGCGAACAGCGCGGAATACTCCGTCGGTACGTTGACCCTGCTCGTCGCGTGCAAGGGACTGGCGTACTGCGCCTCACTGAGCGCGTTCAGGGGAGGTCCGATCTTCCCGGCGATGTTCCTGGGTGCGGCGGGCGGTATCGCGCTGTCACACCTTCCCGGGCTGGGGCTCACCCCTGCGTTCGCGATGGGGATCGGAGCCATGTCGGTCACCATGCTCGGGCTCCCTCTGACCTCGGTGCTGTTGGCCACCCTGCTGCTGGGATCGCAGGGCCTCACCGTCATGCCGCTCGTCATCGTCACCGTCGTCGTCGCCTATGTCGCGTCGAAGCGACTCAGCCCGCCACCGACCGGCGGGGCGCAGGCTCCCGCTCACGAAGGAGCGCCGGTGCGGTGA